Proteins found in one Brevibacillus brevis genomic segment:
- a CDS encoding flavin-containing monooxygenase: protein MNDYDVIVIGGGQAGLALGYALKRKNRRFVIVEQNQRIGDSWRQRYDSLVLFTPRKHNQLPGLAFPGERNTLPNKDEAADYLELYAKHFELPVMLGTTVMELSKIGFRFQVRTQDRLLFAKQVVIATGPFHTPFIPGIANSLDHTVHQLHTSQYKNESQLIDGPVLVVGSGNSGAQIAVELAAHRPVIFSQGESRSYLPNFLFGKPIFDYMKTLGLLDAPYSTWIGKKMRSSPDPIFGYKKQVRELSRSGALRLVSRAVQVNGRTVYFADGTEATVNNVLWATGFRPNYDWLSIPDVLDSKGRPIHLRGITKVPGLSFLGLPWQHTRASALMGGVGKDALYLVEYL from the coding sequence ATGAATGATTATGACGTCATCGTAATTGGCGGAGGGCAGGCAGGACTTGCGCTCGGATATGCGCTCAAGCGTAAAAATCGTCGTTTTGTCATCGTGGAGCAAAACCAACGGATCGGGGACAGTTGGCGGCAACGCTACGATTCACTGGTGCTTTTTACACCACGTAAACATAATCAACTACCTGGCCTTGCGTTTCCCGGAGAGCGGAATACGCTCCCGAACAAGGATGAAGCAGCAGACTACCTAGAATTGTACGCCAAACATTTCGAATTGCCTGTCATGCTGGGTACGACTGTCATGGAACTCAGCAAAATTGGTTTCCGCTTCCAAGTACGGACACAAGACCGTCTGCTCTTCGCGAAGCAAGTCGTCATTGCAACAGGGCCATTTCATACGCCGTTTATCCCAGGTATTGCGAACAGCTTGGACCACACCGTTCATCAACTGCACACTTCGCAGTACAAGAATGAGAGCCAGCTCATCGACGGCCCGGTCCTTGTCGTTGGCAGCGGCAACTCTGGAGCACAGATTGCGGTAGAACTCGCCGCTCATCGACCTGTTATTTTTTCACAGGGAGAATCACGCTCTTACTTGCCAAACTTCCTATTTGGAAAACCTATATTTGATTACATGAAGACACTTGGATTACTCGATGCTCCCTACTCTACCTGGATCGGCAAGAAAATGCGCAGCTCACCCGATCCAATATTCGGCTATAAAAAGCAGGTGCGCGAGCTCTCTCGCTCAGGAGCATTGCGGTTGGTTTCTCGAGCCGTACAGGTTAATGGGCGTACCGTTTATTTTGCAGATGGAACAGAGGCAACAGTCAATAACGTATTGTGGGCCACTGGCTTTCGACCAAACTACGATTGGTTGAGTATTCCAGATGTGCTGGATTCGAAAGGCAGACCCATTCATCTTCGGGGTATCACAAAAGTACCTGGCCTATCCTTTCTCGGACTTCCCTGGCAGCATACGAGAGCGTCAGCGCTTATGGGTGGTGTAGGAAAAGACGCCCTTTATCTAGTGGAATATCTATAA
- a CDS encoding ABC transporter ATP-binding protein — MAKVSLSHIYKRYGNNVTAVDDFHLEIQDREFLVLVGPSGCGKSTTLRMIAGLEEISEGDLYIGDRRVNDVAPKDRDIAMVFQSYALYPHMNVYENMAFGLKLRKFSKSDIDKRIQDAARILDISHLLDRKPKALSGGQRQRVALGRAIVREPQVFLMDEPLSNLDAKLRVQMRTEILKLHQRLNTTIIYVTHDQTEAMTMGDRIVVMKDGLIQQVATPTEIYNHPVNLFVASFIGSPAMNFVKGNLSEKDGALYFDAQNIHVRFPEDKAKTLREKGYVNKQVIFGIRPEDIYSDASFMEANPFESSLEAEVEVVENMGSELYVYFHNIGDTQMVARVDSREALKPKMKVKLAMDLAKCHVFDSETEVAVF, encoded by the coding sequence ATGGCAAAGGTAAGTCTTTCCCACATTTATAAACGATATGGAAACAACGTTACGGCAGTAGACGATTTTCACTTGGAAATTCAAGATCGCGAATTCCTCGTTCTAGTCGGACCATCTGGTTGTGGAAAATCTACCACGCTGCGCATGATTGCGGGTCTGGAAGAGATTTCGGAAGGTGATTTATACATAGGCGATCGCCGTGTCAACGATGTGGCTCCCAAAGATCGCGACATCGCCATGGTTTTTCAAAGCTATGCACTCTATCCGCATATGAATGTATATGAAAATATGGCTTTCGGTCTGAAATTGCGCAAATTCTCCAAATCCGATATTGATAAGCGCATTCAAGATGCAGCTCGAATTCTCGATATTTCGCATTTGCTAGACCGCAAGCCAAAAGCGCTGTCCGGGGGACAAAGACAGCGTGTCGCACTGGGCCGTGCTATCGTGCGTGAACCGCAAGTATTTTTGATGGATGAACCGTTGTCCAACCTCGATGCGAAGCTACGTGTACAAATGCGCACGGAAATTTTGAAACTGCATCAACGCTTGAATACCACAATCATTTATGTGACGCACGATCAAACGGAAGCCATGACTATGGGAGACCGGATCGTCGTCATGAAGGACGGCCTCATCCAACAGGTGGCAACCCCGACTGAAATCTACAATCATCCAGTCAATCTGTTTGTAGCAAGCTTCATCGGCTCCCCTGCGATGAACTTTGTGAAAGGGAATCTTTCTGAGAAAGACGGAGCACTCTATTTTGATGCCCAAAATATTCATGTACGCTTCCCGGAAGATAAAGCCAAGACTTTACGGGAAAAAGGTTATGTAAATAAGCAGGTTATTTTTGGGATTCGCCCCGAGGACATTTACAGCGACGCTTCTTTTATGGAAGCAAATCCATTTGAGAGCTCACTGGAAGCAGAAGTGGAAGTCGTAGAAAACATGGGTTCCGAATTGTATGTCTATTTCCACAATATCGGAGATACCCAGATGGTAGCGCGTGTGGATTCTCGTGAAGCGCTCAAACCAAAGATGAAGGTAAAACTAGCGATGGATCTTGCCAAATGTCATGTATTTGACAGCGAGACAGAAGTAGCTGTATTCTAA
- a CDS encoding permease: protein MGTDSSLFSGWSIEWSPLWLDVKTFFLSIWLEAIPFVLLGVFFSAFIQTFVTEEQVRRWTPKHPLVALPFAGLLGFLFPVCECAIIPVVRRLIQKGMPLSVGIVFLLAGPIVNPVVLSSTYVAFTRQPEMALYRGIAGFVVALIVGMLVFLFVKKNPIRLGMEAQISHEADHVKATGGKLSSTFAHAVDEFFDMGKYLLFGAFISALLQVYISRDTLMDIGQTPLTSHLVMMGMAYLFSLCSEADAFIAASFANTFSSSSLLAFLVFGPMLDLKTTLMLFGTFRFGFVIKLVVAITLLVICVTMLIPI, encoded by the coding sequence ATGGGCACGGACAGCAGCTTGTTTTCCGGTTGGAGCATTGAGTGGTCCCCTTTGTGGCTTGATGTGAAAACCTTTTTCCTTAGTATTTGGCTGGAAGCAATCCCGTTTGTCCTCCTGGGTGTATTCTTTTCTGCGTTTATCCAGACATTTGTGACAGAAGAGCAGGTGAGGCGCTGGACACCGAAGCATCCACTCGTTGCCCTGCCGTTTGCCGGGTTGCTCGGATTTTTGTTCCCCGTATGTGAATGTGCCATTATCCCTGTGGTTCGTCGTTTGATCCAAAAAGGGATGCCCCTGTCAGTCGGGATTGTTTTCTTATTGGCGGGACCGATTGTGAATCCCGTTGTTTTGTCATCGACCTATGTCGCTTTCACTCGTCAGCCGGAAATGGCTCTCTACCGGGGCATTGCGGGATTCGTTGTTGCGCTAATTGTAGGCATGCTTGTCTTCCTGTTTGTCAAAAAAAATCCGATACGGCTTGGCATGGAAGCACAAATCAGTCATGAAGCCGACCATGTAAAAGCGACGGGTGGAAAGCTGTCCTCGACGTTTGCCCACGCGGTAGATGAATTTTTTGACATGGGAAAATATTTGTTGTTTGGTGCGTTTATCAGTGCGCTTTTACAGGTGTACATCAGCAGGGATACGCTTATGGACATCGGTCAAACGCCGCTCACCTCCCATTTGGTCATGATGGGGATGGCGTATTTGTTTTCGCTTTGTTCAGAAGCAGATGCGTTTATCGCTGCTTCCTTTGCCAATACGTTTTCAAGCAGCTCGTTGCTTGCATTTTTGGTTTTCGGCCCCATGCTCGATTTAAAAACGACGTTGATGCTATTTGGAACATTCCGTTTTGGTTTTGTTATCAAGCTGGTCGTGGCTATTACGCTTTTAGTGATTTGCGTCACCATGCTCATACCGATATAA
- a CDS encoding cation diffusion facilitator family transporter, with protein sequence MGFHHHDHGDGHGHDHHHHGKGASKRALLISFLIIAVFLVVETIGGFLTNSLALLSDAGHMLSDALALLLSLIAVHFAARPPSAKRTFGLKRFEILAALTNGVTLVLISLFIFWEGFQRMWNPPEVASGSMIIIATVGLLANIAAAIVLMRGDTKNNVNVRSAYLHVLGDLLGSVGAIAGGILMWAFGWYIADPIISIVVAVLIMLSAWRVTKESVNILLEGAPSRLDTTKVEERLSQLPGVIRVHDLHIWTVTSGFDSLTCHLVVQDDLPSYPVLNDALVLLEKEFGITHATIQIENSSTLHGDLHCQATADSHDHDHNHEHNHDHDHPHDHKQHSHS encoded by the coding sequence ATGGGCTTTCATCATCACGATCATGGAGATGGTCATGGTCACGATCACCATCACCATGGAAAAGGAGCCAGTAAACGAGCTCTTCTCATTTCTTTCCTCATCATTGCTGTATTTTTGGTTGTAGAAACCATCGGGGGCTTCCTCACCAATAGTTTGGCGTTGCTCTCTGATGCTGGGCATATGTTAAGCGATGCATTAGCGCTTCTTTTGAGCTTAATCGCTGTGCATTTCGCTGCACGACCACCTTCTGCAAAGAGAACATTCGGGTTGAAACGTTTTGAAATCTTGGCTGCCCTGACCAATGGTGTGACACTTGTACTGATATCCTTGTTCATTTTCTGGGAAGGGTTCCAACGCATGTGGAATCCGCCTGAGGTTGCCAGTGGCTCCATGATCATCATCGCCACAGTCGGACTCTTGGCAAATATTGCTGCAGCCATTGTACTCATGCGTGGCGATACCAAAAATAACGTCAATGTACGCAGTGCCTATCTCCACGTTCTCGGCGATCTTCTCGGTTCTGTCGGCGCAATCGCTGGTGGTATCCTGATGTGGGCTTTTGGCTGGTACATCGCCGACCCAATTATCAGTATCGTCGTGGCTGTCCTAATCATGCTGAGCGCATGGCGCGTAACGAAAGAATCTGTCAATATTTTGCTGGAAGGCGCCCCTTCACGACTGGATACAACAAAAGTGGAAGAGCGACTCAGTCAACTGCCTGGAGTTATCAGAGTGCATGACCTGCACATTTGGACGGTTACTTCCGGATTTGATTCCCTGACATGCCATTTGGTTGTTCAAGACGATTTGCCCAGCTACCCTGTATTAAATGACGCGCTGGTCCTTTTGGAAAAAGAATTCGGCATTACACACGCTACCATCCAGATTGAGAATTCCTCTACTCTACATGGTGACTTACATTGCCAGGCAACAGCCGATTCCCACGATCACGATCATAACCATGAGCACAACCATGACCACGACCATCCACATGATCATAAACAACATAGCCATTCCTAA
- a CDS encoding Cof-type HAD-IIB family hydrolase has translation MAYQIVFFDIDGTLLNTDHIIPQTTVDAIQTLKQNGVHVAIATGRAPYHLMPIAEQLGIETFVGFNGSYVKSEGKIIHHTPIATETLAQLEQMAEGYSHPMVFLSADHFYANAMDHPHIIESFDWLGLEYPAYRHRYWEETPIYQAFLYCGPDEARYTGEFRDVTYIRWHEHCMDILPPNGSKAKGIEAVLKHFGLTPADAVAFGDGLNDKEMLSYVGMGVAMGNAHEELKPFANMITLHVNDNGIQHGLAKLGLI, from the coding sequence GTGGCTTATCAAATCGTCTTTTTTGACATTGACGGAACCTTACTGAACACCGATCACATCATTCCACAAACAACGGTGGACGCCATACAGACATTAAAACAAAACGGTGTCCATGTCGCGATCGCAACAGGACGAGCTCCTTATCATTTGATGCCAATCGCTGAGCAACTAGGCATTGAGACATTCGTGGGCTTTAACGGGTCGTATGTGAAGAGTGAAGGAAAGATCATTCATCACACGCCAATTGCTACAGAAACATTGGCACAGCTAGAACAAATGGCTGAGGGTTATTCCCATCCGATGGTATTTTTGAGCGCAGATCACTTCTATGCCAATGCGATGGACCACCCACATATCATCGAGTCTTTTGATTGGTTGGGACTGGAATACCCAGCGTATCGCCATCGCTACTGGGAGGAAACGCCGATTTATCAAGCATTTCTATACTGTGGTCCTGATGAAGCAAGGTACACAGGAGAATTCCGTGACGTTACTTACATTCGTTGGCATGAACACTGCATGGATATTTTGCCCCCAAACGGCTCCAAGGCAAAAGGAATTGAAGCCGTCTTGAAACATTTTGGACTCACTCCTGCGGATGCTGTTGCCTTTGGAGATGGATTGAACGACAAAGAGATGCTCTCCTATGTTGGTATGGGGGTAGCGATGGGGAATGCTCATGAAGAATTGAAGCCGTTCGCCAATATGATTACGCTCCACGTAAACGACAATGGCATTCAACATGGTTTAGCAAAGCTTGGATTAATCTAG
- a CDS encoding PucR family transcriptional regulator translates to MEKWKRDVEHIRQTTNLPIEYVQVSQTEAAQAQQDWVQKGWEPVALHSSNGVMTLILIETASWHASARALLDLIFPHMDDPTTLPLPKQISNWLSGIVSGSPVAIPAQLEAKWPWKEARVSFLLERCRPDQKGEWDSLQPLLNDFFEGAPDFIPLTQTHALLIIPVSMLDHQKTASELLEWASGLHDLISMEWMEPVRLVVGSPIASPLALGDTLLQQLSLARALQTYRPQMMVAGDWSYPLERWAASLPKEIAAAIANELTAVITVPHMTDEQLETLDTLFARQLNVSDTARQLFLHRNTLLYRLDKLTEQTGLDPRLFPDAVMLQLYLLFRQN, encoded by the coding sequence GTGGAAAAATGGAAGAGAGATGTCGAGCACATCCGACAAACGACGAATTTACCTATCGAATATGTACAAGTCTCACAAACGGAAGCTGCACAAGCCCAGCAGGATTGGGTACAAAAAGGTTGGGAACCAGTTGCCCTCCATTCGAGTAACGGTGTAATGACATTGATTCTTATCGAAACGGCATCTTGGCATGCTTCAGCCCGGGCGTTGCTGGATCTGATTTTTCCTCATATGGATGACCCAACAACGCTTCCCCTCCCAAAACAGATATCCAATTGGCTTTCGGGCATTGTCTCCGGTTCCCCTGTTGCAATTCCTGCTCAGCTGGAAGCAAAATGGCCGTGGAAAGAAGCTCGCGTCTCCTTTTTATTAGAGCGATGCAGACCGGATCAAAAGGGAGAATGGGATTCCTTGCAGCCCTTGCTGAATGATTTTTTTGAAGGAGCACCTGATTTCATTCCGCTAACGCAAACACATGCCCTTCTCATCATCCCTGTCTCCATGCTCGATCACCAAAAAACGGCTTCAGAGCTTTTGGAGTGGGCATCTGGGCTGCATGATCTGATTTCGATGGAATGGATGGAACCCGTTCGCCTTGTTGTTGGATCGCCAATCGCGAGTCCACTAGCATTGGGCGACACTCTTTTACAGCAATTATCACTGGCCCGTGCCCTTCAAACCTATCGACCACAAATGATGGTTGCTGGAGATTGGTCTTATCCATTGGAACGATGGGCGGCTTCTCTCCCCAAAGAAATAGCAGCCGCAATCGCCAACGAGCTAACCGCTGTCATAACCGTTCCGCACATGACAGATGAACAATTGGAAACATTAGATACCTTGTTCGCCAGACAGTTGAATGTAAGCGATACAGCACGACAGCTCTTCCTTCACCGGAATACACTGTTGTATCGATTGGACAAGCTGACGGAACAAACCGGATTAGACCCGCGATTGTTTCCTGATGCCGTCATGCTCCAGCTCTACCTTCTCTTTCGTCAAAATTAA
- a CDS encoding ArsR/SmtB family transcription factor translates to MNEDIQRIPTDLEVCEVQTIDEEKVNRLRPRMMETEGVAPLFKALADDTRAKIIYALALEGELCVCDVAATINSSIPNTSHHLRLLKNMGLARYRKSGKLVYYSLDDDHVRHLIMCGIEHAAELKQQKP, encoded by the coding sequence GTGAACGAAGACATTCAGCGCATTCCCACTGATCTCGAGGTTTGTGAAGTCCAGACGATTGATGAAGAAAAAGTAAACAGGCTTCGGCCCAGGATGATGGAGACGGAAGGTGTCGCCCCTCTCTTCAAGGCTCTCGCAGACGATACCCGAGCAAAAATCATTTACGCGCTGGCGCTTGAAGGAGAACTATGCGTTTGTGATGTCGCAGCAACTATCAATAGTTCGATCCCCAATACCTCTCACCATCTGCGACTGTTAAAAAACATGGGTCTCGCCCGTTATCGAAAAAGTGGCAAGCTCGTCTATTACTCACTCGATGATGATCATGTCCGCCATTTAATCATGTGTGGAATTGAACATGCTGCCGAATTGAAACAACAAAAACCGTAA
- a CDS encoding metallophosphoesterase, whose amino-acid sequence MIWFILLGAIALLLFRAYRNTFDVQIKEVAIPLQKSRHLQQPHDFEPISILHLSDLHMENLSVLPQRIVDDFSQRQVDLIAITGDLLDRDKNIPKAVAFVQCLQQLQPTLGTYVVFGNHDYVLTPFKLAQLKSELERIGCHVLVNENETIYHKGQPLHLIGVDDFSTRHSNLAKSFFGVPETGARLVLTHDPNIVLHMKEYAYDYLLSGHFHGGQIHWPRPFHLVKMGKLPKLNIVKGLHEMDGRPFYISEGLGQTGVNIRLRSRPEITLHVLGSDAPFSVIAAPAPALQETAATLALD is encoded by the coding sequence ATGATCTGGTTTATTTTACTTGGCGCTATCGCCTTGTTGCTTTTTCGAGCCTATCGCAATACATTTGATGTTCAAATAAAAGAAGTAGCAATACCCTTGCAAAAATCACGGCATCTTCAACAACCGCATGATTTTGAACCGATTTCGATCTTGCATCTGTCTGATTTGCACATGGAAAACTTATCTGTATTACCCCAGCGCATTGTCGATGACTTCTCGCAGCGTCAGGTAGACCTGATTGCGATTACCGGCGACTTGCTCGACCGCGACAAAAACATTCCGAAGGCAGTTGCTTTTGTGCAATGTCTCCAGCAATTACAGCCGACACTCGGAACTTATGTAGTTTTTGGCAATCACGACTACGTGCTTACCCCTTTCAAGCTTGCACAGTTAAAATCTGAGTTGGAACGAATTGGCTGTCATGTTCTTGTCAACGAAAATGAAACGATCTATCACAAAGGGCAACCCCTGCACCTTATCGGTGTGGATGATTTCAGTACGCGCCATAGCAACCTGGCCAAGTCTTTCTTCGGTGTTCCCGAGACAGGAGCAAGGCTCGTCTTGACTCATGATCCTAATATAGTTTTGCACATGAAGGAGTATGCTTACGATTATTTGTTGTCAGGGCATTTTCACGGAGGTCAGATCCATTGGCCTCGTCCCTTTCATCTCGTAAAGATGGGGAAATTGCCGAAGCTAAATATCGTGAAAGGTCTTCATGAGATGGATGGTCGACCCTTTTACATCAGTGAGGGCCTGGGGCAAACAGGGGTAAACATCCGCCTGCGTTCCCGTCCCGAGATAACCTTGCATGTATTGGGCAGTGATGCTCCATTCAGCGTGATAGCCGCTCCAGCTCCGGCCCTACAAGAAACTGCTGCCACGCTTGCCCTCGACTAA
- the acsA gene encoding acetate--CoA ligase, translating to MNVEKIPATEGPYNLENYDEAYANFDWADVEKQFSWYETGKVNMVYEAIDRHLATDRKDKIALMYSNATRDETYTFAQLSELSNKFGNVLRNLGIVKGDRVFVFMPRSPELYVSVLGTIKIGAIVGPLFEAFMEAAVRDRLENSEAVAIVTTPALLPRIPVSDLPALKHVIVVGAEEELKEGHIRFEKAMEEASTELEIEWVDREDGMILHYTSGSTGKPKGVLHVHNAMIQHYQTGKWILDLQEDDIYWCTADPGWVTGTSYGIFSPWLNGATIVVRGGRFTPEDWYKVIEKNKVSIWFSAPTTFRMFMGAGDELVKQFDLSSLRHVLSVGEPLNPEVVHWGMRVFNQRIHDNWWMTETGAQLISNYRCMAIKPGSMGKPFPGIYAAIIDDRGNELPPNRMGNLAIRAGWPAMMRQIWNNPAKYEEYFSIPGWYVSGDSAYKDEEGYFWFQGRIDDVINTSGERVGPFEVESKLVEHPAVAEAGVIGKPDPVRGEIIKAFIALRAGYEPSEALMEEIRKFVKEGLAAHAAPREIEFRDKLPKTRSGKIMRRVLKAWELGLPTGDLSTMED from the coding sequence ATGAACGTAGAGAAAATTCCAGCAACGGAAGGCCCTTATAATCTGGAAAATTATGACGAAGCATATGCGAATTTTGATTGGGCGGATGTGGAGAAGCAATTCTCTTGGTATGAGACCGGGAAAGTGAACATGGTGTACGAAGCCATTGATCGACATCTCGCTACTGATCGGAAAGACAAAATTGCTTTGATGTACAGCAATGCAACGAGAGACGAGACTTATACGTTTGCGCAATTAAGCGAATTATCCAATAAATTCGGGAATGTTTTGCGGAATTTGGGCATTGTAAAAGGGGACCGCGTTTTCGTCTTTATGCCGCGTTCGCCGGAGCTTTATGTAAGCGTTTTAGGCACGATCAAGATTGGCGCGATTGTAGGGCCGCTGTTCGAAGCGTTCATGGAAGCAGCAGTGCGTGATCGTTTGGAAAATAGCGAAGCCGTTGCGATCGTTACGACGCCTGCACTCTTGCCGCGCATTCCCGTAAGCGACCTGCCTGCCCTAAAACACGTGATTGTTGTAGGTGCAGAAGAGGAGCTAAAAGAAGGTCACATCCGCTTTGAAAAAGCGATGGAAGAAGCCTCCACCGAGCTGGAAATCGAATGGGTCGATCGTGAGGATGGCATGATCCTGCACTATACCTCAGGCTCAACCGGTAAGCCAAAGGGTGTCCTGCATGTCCACAATGCCATGATCCAGCATTATCAAACTGGGAAATGGATTCTCGACCTGCAAGAGGATGATATTTATTGGTGCACAGCAGACCCAGGCTGGGTAACGGGTACTTCCTATGGCATTTTTTCGCCTTGGTTGAATGGAGCGACGATTGTTGTACGTGGCGGACGTTTCACTCCCGAAGATTGGTATAAAGTCATTGAGAAAAACAAAGTATCGATCTGGTTCAGTGCTCCGACTACGTTCCGCATGTTTATGGGGGCAGGGGATGAACTCGTCAAGCAATTTGACCTGTCCAGCCTGCGTCACGTCCTGAGCGTTGGCGAACCACTCAATCCTGAAGTTGTTCATTGGGGCATGCGCGTGTTCAATCAACGCATTCATGACAACTGGTGGATGACGGAGACAGGTGCCCAACTAATTTCTAACTATCGCTGTATGGCGATCAAGCCTGGATCGATGGGTAAGCCGTTCCCAGGTATTTATGCAGCGATTATTGACGATCGAGGAAATGAGCTGCCGCCGAATCGTATGGGGAACCTGGCAATTCGTGCGGGCTGGCCGGCCATGATGAGACAAATCTGGAACAACCCGGCGAAGTACGAAGAATACTTCAGCATCCCGGGCTGGTATGTATCCGGGGATTCTGCCTACAAGGATGAAGAAGGCTACTTCTGGTTCCAAGGCCGTATTGATGATGTGATCAATACTTCCGGTGAGCGAGTCGGTCCGTTTGAAGTAGAGAGCAAGCTGGTGGAGCATCCAGCAGTAGCCGAAGCAGGCGTCATCGGCAAACCGGATCCGGTTCGTGGTGAAATTATCAAAGCATTCATCGCGCTGCGAGCTGGGTATGAGCCAAGTGAAGCGTTGATGGAAGAAATTCGCAAGTTTGTGAAAGAAGGACTGGCTGCACATGCTGCTCCTCGTGAAATCGAATTCCGCGACAAGCTGCCAAAAACACGTTCCGGAAAAATCATGCGCCGCGTCTTGAAAGCGTGGGAATTAGGTCTACCGACTGGTGACCTGTCTACAATGGAAGATTAA
- a CDS encoding S8 family peptidase produces the protein MRVWPFVAAIALVGLVVVPYRMNQNAEQEMREPHPRVTSVQARIPRINYIEQVKDIRRDLETKSHIQTLHHNQRDRSHYVENEVVVRFSPRPKQEKIDELVSSLDAKIKRDFDKFLIIKSKSMTTKQLMKKLAEHPDSVFAEPNYLLLPNVKPNDTYYKEYQWNLPLIGMEQSWDVSEGSSDVIVAVVDTGVDMKHPEFAGKLVKGYNVLDGSNKPEDDNGHGTHVSGVIAAKTNNRDGIAGMSWNSKIMPVKAIGADGSGSAVDIAQGIYWATDNGADVINLSVGNYTSSAALREACRYAFERNVVLVAASGNDASDQPSFPAAYDEVLAVAAVDHRKERADFSNFGDYVDVSAPGVDIPSTYIYSDYASLSGTSMACPHVAALASLIRSIHPDMNTRDVMNLIRHSATDLGAPGHDQLYGYGIINVNQALRQAQPVEQVKTEQPPKTIGGLLTKFFQRLRFGAQ, from the coding sequence TTGCGCGTCTGGCCTTTTGTTGCCGCTATTGCCTTGGTCGGTCTCGTAGTTGTCCCGTATCGGATGAATCAGAATGCAGAGCAGGAAATGCGCGAACCTCATCCCCGCGTGACATCCGTTCAAGCGAGAATTCCCCGCATTAACTACATTGAACAAGTGAAAGACATTCGTCGTGACCTGGAGACAAAAAGCCATATCCAAACGCTTCATCATAACCAGCGTGATCGCAGTCATTATGTAGAAAATGAAGTTGTCGTGCGCTTTTCCCCTCGACCCAAGCAAGAAAAAATTGATGAGCTCGTTTCTTCGTTGGATGCCAAGATCAAGCGCGACTTTGACAAATTTCTCATTATCAAATCAAAGAGCATGACTACCAAGCAGCTCATGAAAAAACTGGCTGAACATCCTGACTCCGTATTTGCCGAGCCAAATTACCTTTTACTCCCGAACGTGAAACCAAACGATACGTACTACAAGGAATACCAGTGGAATCTTCCTCTGATCGGCATGGAGCAAAGCTGGGACGTCAGTGAAGGTAGCAGTGATGTCATCGTTGCAGTCGTCGATACAGGTGTGGATATGAAGCATCCGGAATTTGCCGGTAAGCTGGTCAAAGGCTATAACGTTTTGGATGGCAGTAACAAACCCGAGGATGATAATGGTCATGGAACCCATGTATCAGGTGTCATAGCGGCGAAAACGAATAACAGAGATGGCATTGCCGGGATGTCCTGGAATAGCAAGATTATGCCGGTCAAAGCCATTGGCGCAGACGGCTCGGGATCAGCTGTAGACATCGCACAAGGTATTTATTGGGCGACTGATAACGGAGCGGATGTCATCAACTTGAGCGTAGGCAACTATACCTCCTCAGCCGCTCTACGGGAAGCTTGTCGCTACGCCTTTGAAAGGAATGTCGTGTTGGTCGCGGCTTCCGGAAACGACGCAAGTGATCAACCTAGCTTTCCTGCAGCCTATGATGAAGTCCTGGCCGTTGCCGCTGTCGATCACCGCAAGGAACGCGCCGATTTTTCCAACTTTGGCGATTATGTAGATGTATCTGCTCCCGGGGTCGATATTCCGAGCACGTACATTTATAGCGACTATGCCTCGCTATCCGGTACTTCGATGGCATGTCCTCACGTCGCTGCACTCGCTTCGCTCATCCGTTCCATTCATCCCGACATGAACACCCGAGACGTGATGAATCTCATTAGACATTCCGCAACTGACCTCGGAGCTCCAGGTCACGACCAGTTGTACGGGTACGGTATCATTAACGTGAACCAAGCCCTTCGCCAAGCCCAACCGGTCGAGCAAGTCAAAACGGAACAGCCTCCAAAAACAATTGGCGGCTTACTTACCAAGTTTTTCCAACGTCTGCGTTTTGGGGCACAATAA